One Candidatus Delongbacteria bacterium DNA segment encodes these proteins:
- a CDS encoding HAMP domain-containing sensor histidine kinase gives MRGKWRAVILRGGGMRSLVLLLGVAAAIFILFLARELVEDLRAEARRNLTVRVEHYGLLATHNPEQVLDFLQTIDFPLIVTDARGNPKFWRTLDSAFDSTKTPNTLSAADSTLLYGMIRQMDVVHEPIPFQYDTLTDYFHYGDSRLIERVQLFPVYTLVASILVGFLGYLGFRQIRRAEESGVWVGMAKETAHQLGTPISSLMGWIEVLESDPGMGEALDQMKLDTARLEKIAARFNKIGSEVELTPVDLPRLLERVVDYFSSRLPRGGRDIFFEIVVEPGLPSARLNAFLFEWVIENLVKNSLDSIGQCGGQIRLEARTARQGQRVVLDVSDTGKGVDPSLKEQIFRPGYTTKSRGWGLGLSLARRIVEDYHRGRIFVHDTRPGRGITFRIQLQAAPKAVQG, from the coding sequence ATGCGGGGAAAATGGCGAGCCGTCATCCTGCGCGGCGGCGGGATGCGCAGCCTGGTGCTGTTGCTGGGCGTGGCAGCGGCCATCTTCATCCTGTTCCTGGCCCGCGAGCTGGTGGAGGATCTGCGCGCGGAAGCCCGCCGCAACCTGACGGTACGCGTGGAGCACTACGGCCTGCTGGCCACGCACAATCCCGAGCAGGTGCTGGATTTCCTGCAGACCATCGACTTTCCGCTGATCGTCACGGACGCCCGGGGCAATCCCAAGTTTTGGCGCACGCTGGACTCGGCCTTCGACAGCACCAAGACCCCCAACACCTTGTCCGCCGCGGACAGCACGCTGCTCTATGGCATGATCCGCCAGATGGACGTGGTCCACGAACCGATCCCCTTCCAGTACGACACGCTGACGGACTACTTCCACTACGGGGATTCCCGGCTCATCGAGCGCGTCCAGCTCTTTCCTGTCTACACGCTGGTGGCCTCGATCCTGGTGGGCTTTCTGGGCTACCTGGGCTTCCGCCAGATCCGGCGCGCCGAGGAGAGCGGCGTCTGGGTGGGCATGGCCAAGGAGACGGCGCATCAGTTGGGCACGCCCATCTCCAGCCTGATGGGCTGGATCGAGGTGCTGGAGTCCGACCCGGGTATGGGCGAGGCCCTGGATCAGATGAAGCTGGACACGGCCCGGCTGGAGAAGATCGCCGCGCGCTTCAACAAGATCGGCTCCGAGGTGGAACTGACTCCGGTGGACCTGCCCCGGCTGCTGGAGCGCGTGGTGGATTACTTCAGCAGCCGCCTGCCCCGGGGCGGGCGGGACATTTTCTTTGAGATCGTGGTGGAACCCGGGCTGCCCTCCGCCCGTTTGAACGCCTTTCTGTTCGAGTGGGTGATCGAGAACCTGGTCAAGAACTCGCTGGACTCCATCGGCCAGTGTGGCGGGCAGATCCGCCTGGAGGCGCGCACGGCGCGGCAGGGACAGCGCGTGGTGCTGGATGTCTCCGACACGGGCAAGGGCGTGGACCCCTCCCTCAAGGAGCAGATCTTCCGACCCGGCTACACGACCAAGAGCCGCGGCTGGGGCCTGGGCCTCTCGCTGGCCCGCCGCATCGTGGAGGACTACCACCGCGGCCGGATCTTCGTGCACGACACGCGGCCCGGGCGGGGGATCACCTTCCGGATCCAGCTCCAGGCGGCGCCCAAGGCCGTGCAGGGCTGA
- a CDS encoding SDR family NAD(P)-dependent oxidoreductase, with protein MTWQDRTVLVTGAGGFIGRHLCRRLLAEGARLRILLRYVSQPAAQRLPEDILRQAEVHRGDVGDTALLRAALQNTEVVFHLAALVGIPYSYACPAEVFRVNAGGTLALLEAARQQRPERVVLTSTSEVYGSAQQVPMPEDHPLCAQSPYAASKIAADQLGLAYHRSFGLPVAVLRPFNTYGPGQSGRAVIPSILGQALAGGELQLGATETTRDFNYVDDTVEAFLAAGHAPLALGRVTTYGSGRETSIDEVIRLAGGLLGRELGVVQDPARRRPAESEVLRLCCDPEPARRVLGVSARVPLEEGLSRTLEWLRGQPQRPGGSYDI; from the coding sequence ATGACCTGGCAAGACCGCACCGTCCTGGTGACCGGCGCCGGCGGCTTCATCGGCCGTCACCTGTGCCGGCGCCTGCTGGCGGAGGGCGCCCGCCTGCGCATCCTCCTGCGCTATGTCTCACAGCCCGCCGCCCAGCGCCTGCCCGAGGACATCCTGCGCCAGGCGGAGGTCCACCGCGGCGACGTGGGCGACACGGCCCTCCTGCGCGCGGCGCTGCAGAACACGGAGGTGGTGTTCCATCTGGCCGCGCTGGTGGGCATCCCCTACTCCTATGCCTGCCCGGCGGAGGTGTTCCGCGTCAACGCCGGCGGCACCCTGGCCCTGCTGGAGGCGGCGCGCCAGCAGCGGCCGGAGCGCGTGGTGCTCACCTCCACCAGCGAAGTCTACGGAAGCGCGCAACAGGTGCCCATGCCCGAGGACCACCCGCTCTGCGCCCAATCGCCCTATGCCGCCTCCAAGATCGCCGCGGATCAGCTGGGCCTCGCGTATCACCGTTCCTTCGGTCTGCCCGTGGCCGTGCTGCGCCCCTTCAACACCTACGGCCCCGGCCAGAGCGGGCGCGCGGTGATCCCGTCCATCCTGGGCCAGGCCCTGGCGGGCGGCGAGTTGCAACTGGGCGCCACGGAGACCACGCGCGACTTCAACTACGTGGACGACACGGTGGAGGCCTTCCTGGCGGCGGGTCACGCCCCGCTGGCCCTGGGGCGGGTCACCACCTACGGCAGCGGCCGCGAGACCTCCATCGACGAGGTCATCCGCCTGGCGGGCGGCCTGCTGGGGCGCGAGCTGGGCGTGGTCCAGGATCCGGCCCGCCGGCGCCCCGCGGAGAGCGAGGTGCTGCGCCTCTGCTGCGATCCGGAGCCCGCCCGCCGCGTGCTGGGCGTCAGCGCGCGCGTGCCGCTGGAGGAAGGGCTGAGTCGCACCCTGGAATGGCTGCGCGGGCAGCCCCAACGCCCGGGCGGTTCCTATGACATCTGA
- a CDS encoding glucose-6-phosphate isomerase: MKSLLGIDLSRMLAGNLGGGGGLAAAELDALAPQLEEIRTRLAAMVESETGTFANTFRRPEVAAAKALAARLAGSFDDFLLIGIGGSTWGTIAIQAALCHGFWNDRPELRGGRPRFHVLDNSDPDALREMLHVLAPGRTLVNIVSKSGTTAETAANFMAVADWLRKALGERWREHVVVTTDAGQGLLQRLAAREGLAVLDIPPKTGGRFSLLSNVGLFPAAVLGLDVDALLAGAEALTLDAARSPWQENRVLCASAAAWLWFQRLGSVHVLMPYSRRLRYVANWYVQLWGESLGKRSDRQGREVHSGSTPLGALGAADQHSLLQLFMEGPADKLLTFVRLEAFQGASPIPRIFEEDPEVAYLAGHDLSELINAEQESTAEALRAEGRGSRTLSLPTLDAYWLGQLFQFFMLETFVNGELLDINTFDQPGVEAGKILTYQRMGRPGFAPLERPLADRLDFPVRD, from the coding sequence ATGAAGTCATTGCTGGGTATTGATTTAAGCCGGATGTTGGCTGGAAATCTGGGCGGCGGCGGCGGGTTGGCGGCGGCCGAACTGGACGCGCTGGCGCCCCAACTGGAAGAGATCCGCACGAGGCTGGCCGCCATGGTGGAGAGCGAGACGGGCACCTTCGCCAACACCTTCCGGCGCCCGGAAGTCGCCGCGGCCAAGGCGCTGGCGGCCCGGCTGGCGGGGTCCTTCGACGACTTTCTGCTGATCGGGATCGGCGGCAGCACCTGGGGCACCATCGCCATCCAGGCCGCGCTGTGCCACGGTTTCTGGAACGACCGGCCCGAGTTGCGGGGCGGACGGCCGCGCTTCCACGTCCTGGACAACAGCGACCCCGACGCCCTGCGAGAAATGCTGCACGTGCTGGCGCCGGGTCGCACCCTGGTGAACATCGTCAGCAAATCGGGCACCACCGCCGAGACGGCCGCCAATTTCATGGCCGTGGCCGACTGGCTGCGCAAGGCGCTGGGCGAGCGCTGGCGCGAGCACGTGGTGGTGACCACCGACGCCGGTCAGGGCCTGCTGCAGCGCCTGGCCGCCCGGGAGGGCCTGGCCGTGCTGGACATTCCGCCCAAGACCGGCGGACGCTTCTCGCTGCTCAGCAACGTGGGGCTCTTTCCGGCTGCCGTGCTGGGCCTGGACGTGGACGCGCTGCTGGCCGGCGCCGAGGCCCTGACCCTGGACGCCGCCCGCTCCCCGTGGCAGGAGAACCGCGTGCTCTGCGCCTCCGCCGCCGCCTGGCTCTGGTTCCAACGGCTGGGTTCCGTGCACGTGCTGATGCCCTACTCCCGCCGCCTGCGCTACGTGGCCAACTGGTACGTCCAGCTGTGGGGCGAATCCCTGGGCAAGCGCAGCGATCGCCAGGGCCGCGAGGTGCATTCGGGCAGCACGCCGCTGGGGGCATTGGGGGCCGCGGATCAGCACAGCCTGCTGCAGCTCTTCATGGAGGGGCCGGCGGACAAGCTGCTGACCTTCGTGCGACTGGAGGCCTTCCAGGGCGCCAGTCCGATTCCGCGGATCTTCGAGGAGGATCCCGAGGTGGCCTATCTGGCCGGGCATGACCTGTCCGAGCTGATCAACGCGGAGCAGGAGAGCACGGCGGAGGCCCTGCGGGCAGAAGGTCGGGGCAGCCGGACGCTGTCCCTGCCGACGCTGGACGCCTACTGGCTGGGCCAGCTCTTCCAGTTCTTCATGCTGGAGACCTTCGTCAACGGCGAGCTGCTGGACATCAACACCTTCGACCAGCCGGGCGTGGAGGCGGGCAAGATCCTGACCTATCAGCGGATGGGACGGCCGGGTTTCGCTCCGCTGGAGCGGCCGCTGGCCGACCGGCTGGACTTCCCGGTCCGGGATTAG
- the pgsC gene encoding poly-gamma-glutamate biosynthesis protein PgsC encodes MIEISVGLGVILSMIFQEVIGVSAGGIVVPGYVALQMHEPLRLLGTFLVSFITFGIIKGLSKVMFIYGRRRLVLSILIGFVLGYFSRQSTFYDMFGVDLQMQAVGFIIPGLIANWMDKQGVVKTLLCLLLVASCVRLLLMLFTGGEVLHV; translated from the coding sequence ATGATCGAAATCAGCGTCGGCCTGGGCGTCATCCTGAGCATGATCTTCCAGGAGGTGATCGGCGTGTCGGCGGGCGGCATTGTGGTGCCGGGCTACGTGGCCCTGCAGATGCACGAACCGCTGCGCCTGCTGGGAACCTTCCTGGTCAGCTTCATCACCTTCGGCATCATCAAGGGCCTCTCCAAGGTCATGTTCATCTACGGGCGGCGCCGGCTGGTGCTGTCCATCCTGATCGGTTTCGTGCTGGGCTACTTCTCGCGCCAGTCCACGTTCTACGACATGTTCGGCGTGGACCTGCAGATGCAGGCCGTGGGCTTCATCATTCCCGGCCTGATCGCCAACTGGATGGACAAGCAAGGCGTGGTGAAGACCCTGCTCTGCCTGCTGCTGGTGGCCAGCTGCGTGCGCCTGCTCTTGATGCTGTTCACCGGCGGGGAGGTGCTGCATGTTTAA
- a CDS encoding DUF5679 domain-containing protein: protein MSHSGYCMRCRAHREMKDVANLSMKNGRNAVKGACSACGAGMYKILPAEEKKPKA, encoded by the coding sequence ATGTCACACTCTGGCTATTGCATGCGTTGTCGGGCCCATCGGGAGATGAAGGATGTGGCCAATCTTTCGATGAAGAATGGACGGAATGCCGTCAAGGGCGCCTGCAGCGCCTGCGGTGCCGGCATGTACAAGATTCTCCCGGCCGAGGAGAAGAAGCCGAAAGCCTGA
- a CDS encoding gamma carbonic anhydrase family protein has protein sequence MRLGTILDFEGKSPRLADDVALLPGSIVLGDVEIGAGSSVWFNAVVRGDVNWIRIGERSNVQDGAVLHVTHDTAPLRIGNEVTLGHMVMLHGCTIEDGCLIGMQATVLDGAIVGTESLVAAGSTVLEGMIIPPRSLVAGSPAKVKRALSAEEVAKLRQSAANYQAYIERFRASGYR, from the coding sequence ATGCGTCTGGGGACCATCTTGGACTTCGAAGGAAAAAGCCCGCGGCTGGCGGATGATGTGGCCCTCCTGCCGGGCTCCATCGTCCTTGGCGACGTGGAGATCGGCGCCGGTAGCAGCGTCTGGTTCAACGCCGTCGTGCGCGGCGACGTGAACTGGATCCGCATCGGCGAGCGCAGCAACGTGCAGGACGGCGCCGTGCTGCACGTTACCCACGACACCGCGCCCCTGCGCATCGGCAACGAAGTGACGCTGGGCCACATGGTCATGTTGCACGGCTGCACCATCGAGGACGGCTGCCTGATCGGCATGCAGGCCACGGTGCTGGACGGCGCCATCGTGGGCACGGAATCGCTGGTGGCGGCGGGGTCCACGGTGCTGGAGGGCATGATCATCCCGCCGCGCTCGCTGGTGGCGGGCAGCCCGGCCAAGGTCAAGCGCGCGCTCAGCGCCGAGGAAGTGGCCAAGCTCAGGCAGAGCGCGGCCAACTATCAGGCCTACATCGAGCGCTTTCGTGCCTCAGGCTATCGGTAG
- a CDS encoding 4'-phosphopantetheinyl transferase superfamily protein, with amino-acid sequence MTSDLHGDEARLRELVGVGCDTEERARLERTLERDSGFLERWFLPLERQALGAAPDPVGLALQLFCLKEAAIKALWAQHQVGPDSVECRWSSDAGWSLRLLPGRRGLQLEGQAGLEGDLGWARVLAWQGPEARTETGRDSSRPALGFGDQGTPETLR; translated from the coding sequence ATGACATCTGACCTGCATGGTGACGAGGCCCGCCTGCGCGAGCTGGTGGGTGTGGGTTGTGACACGGAGGAGCGCGCCCGCCTGGAGCGCACGCTGGAGCGGGACTCCGGCTTCCTGGAACGCTGGTTCCTGCCGCTGGAGCGCCAGGCCTTGGGCGCGGCCCCGGACCCCGTCGGCCTGGCCCTGCAGCTCTTCTGCCTGAAGGAGGCGGCGATCAAGGCGCTCTGGGCCCAGCACCAGGTGGGGCCGGATTCCGTGGAGTGCCGCTGGAGTTCCGACGCCGGCTGGAGCCTGCGTCTGCTGCCCGGCCGTCGTGGACTGCAACTGGAAGGTCAGGCCGGGCTGGAGGGCGACCTGGGCTGGGCCCGGGTGCTGGCCTGGCAGGGTCCGGAGGCCCGGACGGAAACGGGCCGGGATTCCTCCCGGCCCGCGCTCGGCTTCGGTGATCAGGGAACGCCCGAGACCCTTCGCTAA
- a CDS encoding C40 family peptidase: MPQAIGSGRRPGFLRRTRRTLGWLWAFSLVLAFSGCASLRSQPRFRTPESERPPAQAPAGKQAKPRGSKPEPEKSGGALRTKRKKDARRGGGLPSLRLFSKESSDLVETAEQFLGTPYRFGGDTERGMDCSGMVRRVVQEAWGKDLPRNSAEMSKLGMPVSRGELEAGDLVFFATSGGRRISHVGIYGGDGRFIHSSTTQGVEWNTLEEGYWRRHLVCARRVTPSSISP; the protein is encoded by the coding sequence GTGCCTCAGGCTATCGGTAGCGGGCGCCGGCCGGGTTTCCTGCGCCGGACGCGCCGGACGCTGGGCTGGCTCTGGGCCTTCAGCCTGGTGCTCGCCTTCAGCGGGTGCGCCAGCCTGCGCAGCCAACCGCGCTTTCGCACCCCCGAGTCCGAACGGCCGCCGGCCCAGGCGCCCGCCGGCAAGCAGGCCAAGCCGCGCGGCTCGAAGCCGGAGCCGGAGAAGTCCGGCGGCGCCTTGCGCACCAAGCGCAAGAAGGACGCCCGGCGGGGCGGCGGCCTGCCCAGCCTGCGGCTGTTTTCCAAGGAGAGTTCCGACCTGGTGGAGACGGCGGAGCAGTTCCTGGGCACGCCCTACCGCTTCGGCGGCGACACGGAGCGCGGGATGGACTGCAGCGGCATGGTCCGCCGCGTGGTGCAGGAGGCCTGGGGCAAGGATCTGCCGCGCAACAGCGCGGAGATGTCCAAGCTGGGCATGCCCGTCTCCCGGGGCGAGCTGGAGGCCGGCGATCTGGTCTTCTTCGCCACCAGCGGCGGGCGGCGCATCTCGCACGTGGGGATCTACGGCGGCGACGGCCGCTTCATCCATTCCAGCACCACCCAGGGCGTGGAGTGGAACACCTTGGAGGAAGGTTATTGGCGGCGCCATCTGGTTTGTGCCCGACGCGTGACGCCTTCCTCGATATCTCCTTGA
- the pgsB gene encoding poly-gamma-glutamate synthase PgsB yields MIIIALLVGLIILLGIAEFRRHQRHLLSIPIRIHVNGTRGKSSVTRLIAGALRAGGIQTVAKTTGSAPQVILEDGSEIPIIRPRGANIIEQTRVISFASARKPRALVIECMAVQPEYQWIAEHKMVRSTIGVITNARPDHLKEMGPTVENVARSLCNTLPWGKVAFTCEHKLIGLMKTVAARRGTELHEVTDKPVSDEDMRPFGYIEHKENVALALAVAAQLGVSREVALEGMYRAAPDCGALKKFSAVHEGKRITFVNALAANDPESTLAIWQRVTGVQDDPGATVFILNTRKDRFERSEQLVEMVHQDTSYSRLVLIGEVTDKLLGVCYRMGLPQEKVINLGMVYPEVTWNTVVGLPFETMTVMGIGNVHGGGHEVAHYFRDRSAA; encoded by the coding sequence ATGATCATCATTGCTTTGTTGGTCGGGCTGATCATCCTGCTGGGCATCGCCGAGTTCCGGCGGCATCAGCGTCATCTGCTGTCCATCCCCATCCGCATCCACGTCAACGGGACGCGCGGTAAATCCAGCGTGACCCGCCTGATCGCCGGCGCTTTGCGCGCCGGGGGCATCCAGACCGTGGCCAAGACCACGGGCAGCGCGCCCCAGGTGATCCTGGAGGACGGCTCGGAGATCCCGATCATCCGGCCGCGCGGGGCCAACATCATCGAGCAGACCCGGGTGATCAGTTTCGCCTCCGCGCGCAAACCGCGCGCCCTGGTGATCGAGTGCATGGCCGTGCAGCCGGAGTACCAGTGGATCGCCGAACACAAGATGGTGCGCTCCACCATCGGCGTGATCACCAACGCCCGGCCCGACCACTTGAAGGAAATGGGTCCCACGGTGGAGAACGTGGCCCGCAGCCTGTGCAATACGCTGCCCTGGGGCAAGGTGGCCTTCACCTGCGAGCACAAGCTCATCGGCCTGATGAAGACCGTGGCCGCCCGGCGGGGCACGGAGCTCCACGAGGTCACCGACAAGCCCGTCAGCGACGAGGACATGCGGCCCTTCGGCTACATCGAGCACAAGGAAAACGTGGCCCTGGCGCTGGCCGTGGCCGCCCAGCTGGGCGTGTCGCGCGAGGTGGCGCTGGAGGGCATGTACCGGGCCGCGCCGGACTGCGGCGCGCTGAAGAAGTTCAGCGCCGTGCACGAGGGCAAGCGCATCACCTTCGTCAACGCCCTGGCAGCCAACGATCCCGAATCCACCCTGGCCATCTGGCAGCGTGTCACGGGCGTGCAGGACGACCCCGGCGCGACGGTGTTCATCCTCAACACGCGCAAGGACCGCTTCGAGCGCAGCGAGCAGCTGGTGGAGATGGTGCACCAGGACACCAGCTACTCCCGGTTGGTGCTGATCGGCGAAGTCACCGACAAGCTGCTGGGAGTCTGCTACCGCATGGGCCTGCCCCAGGAGAAGGTCATCAACCTGGGCATGGTCTATCCCGAAGTCACCTGGAATACGGTGGTGGGCCTGCCGTTTGAAACCATGACCGTCATGGGCATCGGCAACGTCCACGGCGGCGGACACGAAGTGGCCCATTACTTCCGCGACAGGAGTGCGGCATGA
- a CDS encoding cytochrome c biogenesis protein ResB, with the protein MNLLKRLYRILSSLGLGVSLLFLIALILAFATKFESSTSTHLVQAYIYRTVWFDLLLALFGVNLSLATWNLRPWRLRHLGVICIHTSILVILVGAWMTRQYGFEGTMSIDEGGSSDYISTRELVLTVYDPQKLDVPVVVFPTNLQSSPPQEFLNEEYQIPGGGSFTADRYYTDAQPKLNVKEDGPVENPGLHFLFKSAMFSEEVWLFPRRPGENVRDFNGMLQFEAVEAPDQASWLASLASAGNGSLAFLLGGARQNVELPAPGESVALSGGHSLQLVKVYRNFSMNEKGAALDMPGPAANPALEFLLAKGGQSDRYVYFQNMPDFDPLLGNEPTLTRLSGFQWQPVFSDHDLGDKQIRFGLIGQDVRAAWMAGGKLVEQPVAVGGAALTLPWMGFQLSVDQVLRKAWRQEDMENIGVKGEMPALRLRLDKDGVVEQKWLRMGQRKPIEVDGKLWLIGFEQNRIPLGFSLTLKDFVEDRYPGTMMAAGYASFVVLDDPEQGITGKEIEISMNNTLIHRGYKFFQSSFRRAQNMGGQETTILSVNNDPGHLVVYVGSLFLVLGLFVVFFLKKKLIDLERRNKAAA; encoded by the coding sequence ATGAACCTGTTGAAACGACTCTATCGCATCCTGTCGTCGCTTGGACTCGGCGTCAGCCTGCTGTTCCTCATCGCGCTCATCCTGGCCTTCGCCACCAAATTCGAGTCGTCCACCTCGACGCATCTGGTGCAGGCCTACATCTACCGGACCGTCTGGTTCGACCTGCTGTTGGCGCTGTTCGGCGTGAACCTGAGCCTGGCCACCTGGAACCTGCGTCCCTGGCGCCTGCGGCATCTGGGCGTGATCTGCATCCACACCTCCATCCTGGTGATCCTGGTGGGCGCGTGGATGACCCGCCAGTATGGCTTCGAGGGCACGATGAGCATCGACGAAGGCGGTTCGTCGGACTACATCTCCACCCGCGAGCTGGTGCTGACGGTCTACGATCCGCAGAAGCTCGACGTGCCGGTGGTGGTCTTCCCCACCAATCTGCAGAGCAGTCCGCCCCAGGAATTCCTCAACGAGGAGTACCAGATCCCCGGCGGCGGCAGCTTCACGGCGGACCGCTACTACACGGACGCCCAGCCCAAGCTGAACGTGAAGGAGGATGGCCCGGTGGAGAATCCGGGCCTGCATTTCCTCTTCAAGTCGGCCATGTTCTCGGAGGAGGTCTGGCTCTTCCCGCGCCGGCCCGGCGAGAACGTGCGCGACTTCAACGGCATGCTGCAGTTCGAGGCCGTGGAGGCTCCGGACCAGGCCAGCTGGCTGGCGTCGCTGGCCTCGGCGGGCAACGGCAGCCTGGCCTTCCTGCTGGGCGGGGCCCGGCAGAACGTGGAGCTGCCGGCGCCGGGCGAGTCCGTCGCGCTGTCCGGCGGCCACAGCCTGCAACTGGTCAAGGTGTACCGCAACTTCTCCATGAACGAGAAGGGCGCGGCCCTGGACATGCCCGGACCCGCCGCCAATCCGGCGCTGGAGTTCCTGCTCGCCAAGGGCGGACAGAGCGACCGCTACGTCTACTTCCAGAACATGCCCGACTTCGATCCGCTGCTGGGCAACGAGCCCACGCTGACGCGCCTCTCCGGCTTTCAGTGGCAGCCGGTCTTCTCCGACCACGACCTGGGCGACAAGCAGATCCGCTTCGGGCTGATCGGGCAGGACGTGCGCGCGGCCTGGATGGCCGGCGGCAAGCTGGTGGAGCAGCCCGTCGCCGTGGGCGGCGCGGCCCTCACCCTGCCCTGGATGGGCTTCCAGCTCTCCGTGGACCAGGTGTTGCGCAAGGCCTGGCGCCAGGAGGACATGGAGAACATCGGCGTGAAGGGCGAGATGCCCGCCCTGCGCCTGCGCCTGGACAAGGACGGCGTGGTGGAGCAGAAGTGGCTGCGCATGGGCCAGCGCAAGCCCATCGAAGTGGACGGCAAACTCTGGCTGATCGGCTTCGAGCAGAACCGCATTCCGCTGGGCTTCAGCCTGACCCTGAAGGATTTCGTCGAGGACCGCTACCCGGGCACGATGATGGCCGCGGGCTACGCGTCCTTCGTGGTGCTGGACGACCCGGAGCAGGGGATCACGGGCAAGGAGATCGAAATCTCCATGAACAACACCCTGATTCACCGGGGCTACAAGTTCTTCCAGTCCAGCTTCCGGCGGGCCCAGAACATGGGCGGGCAGGAGACCACCATCCTGTCGGTGAACAACGACCCGGGCCACCTGGTGGTCTACGTGGGATCGCTGTTCCTGGTGCTGGGACTGTTCGTGGTTTTCTTCCTCAAGAAGAAGCTGATCGATCTGGAGCGGCGGAACAAGGCCGCGGCCTGA